From Desulfuromonas soudanensis, the proteins below share one genomic window:
- the carB gene encoding carbamoyl-phosphate synthase large subunit, protein MPKRTDIKKILIIGAGPIIIGQACEFDYSGTQACKALKEEGYTVILLNSNPATIMTDPEFADRTYIEPVTPEVLARIIEKERPDALLPTLGGQTALNTAVAVAKNGTLEKFGVELIGAKLPAIEMAEDRTLFKAAMERIGIAVPRSGLAHNYQEALEVVEYVGYPAIIRPSFTMGGTGGGIAYNREEYEVMAMAGIDASPTDEILVEESLIGWKEYELEVMRDLADNVVIICSIENLDPMGVHTGDSITVAPAQTLTDKEYQLLRDASLKIIREIGVETGGSNIQFGINPRNGRMVVIEMNPRVSRSSALASKATGFPIAKIAAKLSVGYTLDEIANDITRKTFAAFEPTIDYVVTKIPRFTFEKFPQADATLTTQMKSVGEVMAIGRTFKESFQKALRSLEIGSYGLESRLFESPSDYRRALSESEQDLLHSKLRIPNWERLWYLADALRSGLSIDEIFQMTAIDPWFLNHIRQIVEMEGVLHASAAMVAREGTDLRELLLDAKQAGFSDRRLAALWEVTEEDVRQIRHRCGIRPVYKRVDTCGAEFEAFTPYLYSTYETECESEPSDRKKIMILGGGPNRIGQGIEFDYCCVHGVFALGEDGYETIMVNCNPETVSTDYDTSDRLYFEPLTFEDVLEIVQLEKPVGVIVQFGGQTPLKLALALEKAGVPIIGTSPDAIDRAEDRERFQALLHKLDLKQPENGIARSFEESEKIAARIGYPVVVRPSYVLGGRGMEIVYDAEALRNYMKYAVQASPEHPILIDRFLDEAIEVDVDALSDGREVVIGGIMQHIEEAGIHSGDSACALPPFSLSPAIIAEIKRQTVALALELQVVGLMNIQYAVKGEVIYLLEVNPRASRTVPFVSKATGRPLAKIAARVMAGKTLSELGISGDIVPKHVSVKESVFPFVKFPGVDTLLGPEMKSTGEVMGIDMDFGKAFAKAQLGAGVKLPLSGKVFISIKDTDKKHIVESARKLVEAGFEIVATRGTASFLNEKGVAATAINKVKEGRPHCVDAIKSHEIAMVFNTTFGALSVADSYSIRRSALMNNVAYFTTVAGMKAAVDGILAMRRETLDVVPLQEYYPQK, encoded by the coding sequence ATGCCAAAACGTACCGACATAAAAAAGATTCTCATCATCGGCGCCGGCCCCATCATCATCGGTCAGGCCTGCGAATTCGACTATTCGGGGACCCAGGCCTGCAAGGCCCTCAAGGAGGAGGGATACACCGTCATTCTCCTCAACTCCAATCCGGCAACCATCATGACCGACCCCGAGTTTGCCGACCGCACCTATATCGAACCGGTCACCCCCGAGGTTCTGGCGCGGATCATCGAAAAAGAGCGTCCCGACGCCTTGCTCCCGACCCTCGGCGGACAGACCGCTCTCAACACCGCCGTTGCCGTCGCCAAGAACGGCACCCTGGAAAAGTTCGGTGTCGAATTGATCGGCGCCAAGCTTCCGGCCATCGAGATGGCCGAAGACCGCACCCTGTTCAAGGCGGCGATGGAGAGAATCGGGATCGCCGTCCCCCGTTCAGGACTTGCCCATAATTATCAGGAGGCGCTGGAGGTCGTCGAGTATGTCGGATACCCCGCCATCATTCGTCCTTCCTTTACCATGGGGGGGACCGGCGGCGGCATCGCCTACAACCGGGAGGAATACGAGGTCATGGCCATGGCCGGGATCGACGCCTCTCCGACGGACGAAATCCTGGTCGAGGAGTCGTTGATCGGCTGGAAGGAGTACGAACTGGAGGTCATGCGCGATCTGGCCGACAACGTGGTCATCATCTGCTCCATCGAGAACCTCGATCCGATGGGGGTGCATACGGGCGATTCGATCACCGTCGCCCCGGCCCAGACCCTGACCGACAAGGAATATCAGCTGCTGCGGGATGCCTCCCTCAAAATCATCCGTGAGATCGGCGTCGAGACCGGCGGCTCCAACATCCAGTTCGGCATCAACCCGCGGAACGGCCGGATGGTCGTAATCGAGATGAATCCCCGGGTCTCCCGCTCCTCGGCCCTTGCCTCCAAGGCCACAGGTTTTCCCATCGCCAAGATTGCCGCCAAGCTCTCGGTCGGCTACACCCTCGATGAGATTGCCAACGATATTACCCGGAAAACCTTTGCCGCCTTCGAGCCGACCATCGATTACGTGGTCACCAAGATCCCGCGCTTTACCTTTGAAAAATTCCCCCAGGCCGACGCCACCCTGACCACCCAGATGAAGTCCGTGGGCGAGGTAATGGCCATCGGCCGCACCTTCAAGGAAAGCTTTCAGAAGGCTCTGCGTTCCCTGGAGATCGGTTCCTACGGGCTGGAAAGCCGCCTCTTCGAAAGCCCCTCCGACTACCGTCGCGCCCTCAGCGAATCGGAGCAGGACCTGTTGCACTCCAAGCTGCGCATCCCCAACTGGGAGCGTCTCTGGTATCTGGCCGATGCCCTCCGCAGCGGCCTCTCCATCGACGAGATTTTCCAGATGACGGCAATCGACCCCTGGTTTTTGAACCACATCCGCCAGATCGTCGAGATGGAAGGTGTCCTTCACGCCAGCGCCGCCATGGTCGCCAGGGAAGGGACCGACCTGCGGGAACTCCTCCTCGACGCCAAGCAGGCCGGATTCTCCGACCGGCGCCTGGCCGCCCTTTGGGAGGTGACCGAGGAGGATGTCCGTCAGATTCGCCACCGCTGCGGCATCCGCCCGGTCTACAAAAGGGTCGACACCTGCGGTGCCGAATTCGAGGCCTTTACCCCCTACCTCTACTCCACCTACGAGACGGAGTGCGAGTCGGAGCCCTCCGACCGCAAAAAAATCATGATTCTCGGCGGCGGTCCGAACCGCATCGGCCAGGGGATCGAATTCGACTACTGCTGCGTGCACGGGGTCTTCGCTCTGGGCGAAGACGGCTACGAAACGATCATGGTCAACTGCAACCCGGAAACCGTTTCCACCGACTACGACACCTCCGATCGTCTCTACTTCGAGCCGCTGACCTTCGAGGATGTGCTCGAGATTGTCCAACTGGAGAAGCCCGTGGGGGTCATCGTCCAGTTCGGCGGCCAGACCCCCCTCAAGCTGGCTCTGGCCCTTGAAAAGGCCGGCGTCCCCATCATCGGCACTTCGCCCGACGCCATCGACCGCGCCGAGGACAGGGAACGTTTTCAGGCGCTTTTGCACAAGCTCGATCTCAAGCAGCCGGAAAACGGCATCGCCCGATCCTTTGAAGAGTCCGAAAAGATCGCCGCCCGCATCGGCTACCCCGTTGTGGTTCGCCCCTCCTACGTTCTCGGTGGCCGGGGGATGGAGATCGTCTACGATGCCGAGGCGCTGCGCAACTACATGAAATACGCCGTGCAGGCCTCTCCGGAGCACCCGATCCTCATCGACCGATTTCTCGACGAAGCGATCGAGGTCGATGTCGATGCCCTCTCCGACGGCCGCGAGGTGGTCATCGGCGGGATCATGCAGCATATCGAGGAGGCGGGGATTCATTCCGGCGATTCGGCCTGCGCTCTGCCGCCCTTCTCCCTTTCACCGGCCATCATTGCGGAAATCAAGCGTCAGACGGTGGCCCTGGCTCTGGAGCTGCAGGTCGTCGGGTTGATGAATATCCAGTATGCGGTCAAGGGGGAGGTGATCTACCTTCTCGAGGTGAACCCCCGCGCCAGCCGCACCGTCCCCTTTGTTTCCAAAGCCACCGGTCGCCCCCTGGCCAAGATCGCCGCCCGCGTCATGGCCGGCAAAACCTTGAGCGAACTCGGCATCTCCGGAGACATCGTCCCCAAGCATGTCTCCGTCAAAGAGTCGGTCTTTCCCTTCGTCAAGTTCCCGGGAGTCGATACCCTCCTCGGCCCGGAGATGAAATCGACGGGGGAGGTCATGGGGATCGACATGGATTTCGGCAAGGCCTTCGCCAAGGCCCAGCTCGGCGCCGGCGTCAAACTCCCCCTCTCCGGAAAGGTCTTCATCAGCATCAAGGATACGGACAAGAAACACATAGTCGAGTCGGCCAGAAAGCTCGTCGAGGCCGGCTTTGAAATCGTCGCCACCCGGGGGACGGCCAGTTTCCTCAATGAAAAGGGAGTGGCGGCGACAGCCATCAACAAGGTCAAGGAAGGGCGTCCCCACTGCGTCGACGCCATCAAGAGTCACGAGATCGCCATGGTCTTCAACACAACCTTCGGCGCCCTGTCCGTGGCCGATTCCTACTCGATACGGCGCTCCGCCCTGATGAACAATGTCGCCTACTTCACCACCGTCGCCGGCATGAAGGCGGCCGTCGACGGAATCCTGGCGATGCGCCGAGAAACGCTTGACGTAGTGCCCCTTCAAGAGTATTATCCGCAAAAATAA
- a CDS encoding rolling circle replication-associated protein — MVTSSPPLSCATDRPGGLHPLGRTEAQRAVAGIGVGGAPLGATSHGQSPLVTTSISQQNRLELFPVSLRVKRPGQGNPDQTPPDRSGSWIGSFSAGSRRRLRFRAVNAFPALVSQFGLTYHDQWPVDGRTSKAHLNAWLTAVRRIIPGVGYLWLLEFQKRNAPHYHVFLTVPPDEETRLKLAEAWCRITSPGDAKALRFHQDQRNWITWDMGTGSYLCKYLDKEAQKAIPDGYHGFGRFWGNSRGLEPEPVEIPLDDLDGAANVDQDTGEIYGGQSTVIRWLGRLAEKQTGGYSRFRKRAPHGSYTILQGAAAYKQIERYFCNTKKGGNHG; from the coding sequence ATGGTAACTTCCTCTCCTCCGCTGAGTTGTGCGACAGATCGCCCCGGGGGGTTGCATCCCCTCGGGCGTACTGAAGCACAACGGGCCGTCGCCGGTATCGGCGTCGGAGGTGCTCCGTTAGGAGCAACGTCCCATGGGCAATCCCCGCTTGTTACTACTTCCATATCTCAACAGAATCGCCTTGAACTCTTCCCCGTTTCCCTTCGTGTAAAGCGTCCAGGTCAAGGAAATCCGGACCAGACTCCCCCTGACCGCTCCGGCTCCTGGATCGGTTCCTTCTCCGCAGGATCTCGCCGCCGGCTCCGCTTCCGGGCCGTCAACGCCTTTCCCGCTCTCGTCTCACAGTTCGGCCTGACCTATCACGATCAATGGCCCGTCGATGGTCGTACATCAAAGGCACATCTCAACGCCTGGCTGACTGCTGTACGGCGGATCATTCCCGGCGTCGGCTATCTCTGGCTGCTGGAGTTCCAGAAGCGAAACGCCCCCCACTACCACGTTTTCCTGACCGTTCCCCCCGATGAAGAAACCCGGCTCAAGCTGGCTGAGGCATGGTGCCGGATTACCTCCCCGGGAGACGCTAAAGCCCTCCGCTTCCATCAGGATCAGCGCAATTGGATCACCTGGGACATGGGGACGGGCTCCTATCTCTGCAAGTACCTGGACAAAGAAGCACAGAAGGCCATACCCGACGGCTACCACGGCTTCGGCCGCTTCTGGGGCAACTCTCGCGGCTTGGAACCTGAGCCGGTGGAGATCCCCCTCGATGATCTGGACGGGGCCGCCAATGTTGACCAGGACACCGGCGAAATCTACGGCGGTCAATCTACTGTTATTCGTTGGCTTGGGAGACTCGCAGAGAAGCAAACAGGCGGGTATTCACGATTCAGGAAAAGAGCGCCCCACGGTTCCTACACTATTTTGCAGGGTGCGGCGGCTTACAAGCAAATTGAGCGGTATTTCTGTAATACTAAAAAAGGAGGGAATCATGGTTGA
- a CDS encoding ACT domain-containing protein translates to MKVEQISIFIENKSGRLADVTHALGSAGINIRALSLADTSDFGILRLIVDKTDEAKTALKDQGFTVNKTEVVAVEVPDRPMGLYGILQVLDRGKVNVEYMYAFVERCGENAVIIFRFDNPEEAIKVLTANGINVLQGERVYSM, encoded by the coding sequence ATGAAAGTCGAACAGATTTCCATTTTTATCGAGAACAAGAGCGGCCGACTCGCCGACGTAACCCATGCGCTCGGCTCAGCCGGAATCAACATCAGGGCACTCTCCCTGGCGGACACCTCTGATTTCGGCATTCTTCGCCTGATTGTCGATAAGACCGACGAAGCCAAGACCGCTCTCAAAGATCAGGGCTTTACCGTCAACAAGACCGAAGTTGTCGCCGTCGAGGTTCCCGATCGTCCCATGGGCCTTTACGGAATTCTCCAGGTCCTCGACCGTGGCAAGGTCAATGTCGAATATATGTATGCCTTCGTTGAACGCTGCGGGGAAAATGCCGTCATCATCTTCCGTTTTGACAACCCCGAAGAGGCCATCAAGGTGCTCACGGCCAACGGCATCAATGTCCTGCAAGGGGAACGGGTTTACTCCATGTAG
- the recG gene encoding ATP-dependent DNA helicase RecG: MPLTPSYLRSRELLATPLEQIRGVGPRILEKLRRLGLSTVEDALYTLPFRYEDRRQIRKIAELRNGLREVFCGEILASGEAVTPRSRKKIFEVIVGDGSGRLSLKWFHYRKEWMTKRFSVGQKAVFIGEVKFFGPMREVHHPDVEPLGEGGGGCDPASADPLSFGRILPIYPLTEGLNQKGVRKIWKDLVDRFAPVAVSPIPPRFLGARRLIPLGEALQQVHWPDGQTSLEDLEAGRDSARRTLVYDEFFFLELGLALKRRGIVLEKGIPFQVTHRYTKPLAELLPYRLTDAQRRVLGEIKRDLMAPHPMHRLLQGDVGSGKTIVALMSALLAIENETQVAVVAPTEILVDQHFLQFAHWLSALGLKAAVLKGSTTAKARRQTLEDIRSGAVNLVVGTHAVLQEGVEFKRLGLGIIDEQHRFGVRQRGVLRHKGEGPHILVMTATPIPRTLSLTLYGDLALSVIDQLPPGRTPVETRIIEEKNRSQAYALIDRELAAGRQAYVVYPLVEDSEKSDLKAASEGAEFLQKTIFAGRVVGLLHGRMKSDEKEGVMAAFNRGEIDVLVSTTVIEVGVDVPNATVMMIEHGERFGLAQLHQLRGRVGRGAEKSYCLLMRSLQCSAEGSRRLQVMTETNDGFRIAEADLEIRGPGEFLGTRQSGVPDFRVANLLRDGRILEEAREDAFSVAQNPEFLRGDDFADLRQALQDRWGNRLELASIG; this comes from the coding sequence GTGCCCCTGACCCCATCCTACCTGCGCAGCCGCGAACTTTTAGCCACCCCCCTGGAGCAAATCCGGGGGGTCGGTCCGCGCATTCTCGAAAAACTTCGTCGACTCGGTCTCAGTACCGTTGAAGACGCCCTCTACACTCTCCCCTTCCGCTACGAAGACCGCAGACAGATCCGCAAGATCGCCGAGTTGCGCAATGGACTCCGCGAGGTTTTCTGCGGCGAAATCCTTGCGTCCGGCGAAGCCGTCACCCCCCGATCCCGCAAAAAAATCTTTGAAGTCATCGTCGGAGACGGTTCCGGACGGTTGTCCCTCAAGTGGTTTCATTACCGCAAGGAGTGGATGACAAAGCGCTTCTCCGTCGGCCAGAAGGCCGTTTTTATCGGTGAAGTTAAGTTCTTCGGCCCGATGCGCGAGGTCCACCACCCCGATGTGGAGCCATTGGGGGAGGGGGGGGGAGGCTGCGATCCGGCATCGGCCGACCCCTTAAGTTTCGGTCGTATCCTCCCCATTTACCCTCTGACCGAAGGGTTGAATCAGAAGGGAGTCCGCAAGATCTGGAAGGATCTGGTCGATCGTTTCGCCCCGGTCGCCGTCTCCCCCATCCCTCCCCGTTTTCTCGGCGCCCGCCGGTTGATCCCTCTGGGAGAAGCCCTGCAGCAGGTCCACTGGCCCGATGGACAGACTTCCCTCGAGGACCTTGAAGCCGGCCGCGATTCGGCCCGCCGGACCCTGGTTTACGACGAATTCTTCTTTCTCGAGCTCGGCCTCGCCCTGAAACGCCGCGGCATCGTACTGGAAAAGGGGATCCCCTTTCAGGTCACTCACCGCTACACCAAACCTCTGGCCGAACTTCTTCCCTATCGTCTCACCGATGCCCAGCGTCGGGTTCTGGGAGAGATCAAGCGCGACCTCATGGCGCCCCACCCCATGCACCGCCTGTTGCAGGGGGATGTCGGCAGCGGCAAAACCATCGTCGCCCTGATGAGCGCACTGCTGGCCATCGAAAACGAAACCCAGGTCGCCGTCGTCGCCCCCACCGAAATTCTTGTCGATCAGCACTTTCTTCAATTTGCCCACTGGCTCTCGGCGCTCGGTCTGAAGGCGGCGGTCCTCAAGGGATCGACGACCGCCAAAGCCCGCCGTCAGACTCTGGAGGATATCCGCAGCGGCGCGGTCAACCTGGTGGTCGGCACCCACGCCGTCCTCCAGGAAGGAGTGGAATTCAAGCGCCTTGGATTGGGGATCATCGACGAACAGCACCGCTTCGGAGTCCGGCAGAGAGGCGTCCTGCGTCACAAGGGGGAGGGGCCCCACATCCTTGTGATGACCGCCACACCCATTCCGCGCACCCTCTCTTTGACCCTCTATGGCGACCTGGCTCTCTCGGTCATCGACCAGTTGCCACCGGGCCGCACCCCCGTCGAAACCCGGATCATCGAGGAGAAAAACCGCTCGCAGGCCTACGCCCTCATCGACCGGGAACTGGCCGCAGGCCGCCAGGCCTATGTCGTTTACCCATTGGTTGAAGATTCGGAGAAAAGCGACCTCAAGGCGGCCAGTGAAGGTGCGGAATTCTTACAAAAAACCATATTCGCGGGACGCGTTGTCGGCCTGTTGCACGGCAGGATGAAGAGCGACGAGAAGGAGGGGGTGATGGCCGCCTTCAACCGCGGGGAGATCGATGTTCTGGTCTCGACGACGGTCATTGAAGTCGGGGTCGACGTCCCCAATGCTACGGTGATGATGATCGAGCACGGCGAACGCTTCGGTCTGGCTCAGCTCCACCAGTTGAGAGGACGGGTAGGGCGGGGAGCGGAAAAAAGTTATTGCCTGCTCATGCGCTCGCTCCAGTGCAGCGCGGAAGGTTCCCGGCGTTTGCAGGTCATGACCGAGACAAACGACGGTTTTCGCATCGCCGAGGCCGATCTGGAGATCCGGGGGCCGGGGGAGTTTCTCGGCACTCGCCAATCCGGCGTCCCCGATTTTCGTGTCGCCAATCTCCTCAGGGACGGAAGGATCCTCGAAGAGGCCAGAGAAGATGCCTTTTCCGTCGCCCAAAACCCTGAATTTCTTCGTGGCGATGACTTTGCCGATCTGCGTCAGGCCCTTCAGGACCGCTGGGGGAACCGCCTGGAGCTGGCCAGCATCGGCTGA
- a CDS encoding indolepyruvate oxidoreductase subunit beta: protein MANKVTNILLVGVGGQGTLLASEILSEVLMLSGSDVKKAEVHGMAQRGGSVVSHVRYGAKVYSAIIPEGEADILFGFELLETYRYLPLLRKGGKVVVNDLKVLPPSVALGQETYPADIPKKIAASFPDTRLVNGLDLALKSGNARTVNTVLLGALANTMDIDDKLWHEAISRMVPPRFVAENIKAFDLGRNS from the coding sequence ATGGCGAATAAAGTCACCAACATTCTACTGGTCGGAGTCGGCGGACAGGGCACCCTGCTGGCCAGCGAAATACTTTCCGAAGTGCTGATGCTCTCGGGGAGTGACGTGAAGAAGGCCGAGGTTCACGGCATGGCCCAGCGGGGCGGCAGCGTTGTTTCCCATGTCCGCTACGGAGCAAAGGTTTATTCGGCCATCATCCCCGAAGGGGAGGCCGATATCCTCTTCGGCTTCGAACTCCTCGAGACCTACCGCTACCTTCCGCTCCTTCGCAAGGGCGGGAAGGTGGTCGTCAACGACCTCAAGGTCCTTCCCCCTTCCGTCGCCCTGGGCCAGGAAACCTACCCCGCCGACATCCCGAAAAAGATCGCCGCGAGTTTTCCCGATACCAGGTTGGTCAACGGACTCGATCTGGCACTCAAATCCGGGAATGCCCGTACCGTCAATACCGTCCTCCTCGGTGCCCTGGCCAATACCATGGATATCGATGATAAGCTTTGGCACGAGGCGATCAGCAGGATGGTTCCGCCGCGGTTTGTTGCCGAGAATATCAAGGCCTTCGATCTCGGCCGAAATTCCTGA
- a CDS encoding phenylacetate--CoA ligase family protein: protein MTDTRNNMKIDRHADRIWDPVNECMAREELEALQLARLRETIDRVSHSVPCYRNKFAKIGLGSKDLQTLEDLSLFPFTTKEDLRLNYPYGMFAVPLRQVVRIHSSSGTTGKPTVVGYTRNDLQTWTELAARFMTAAGVTEDDIVHVAFGYGLFTGAFGLHYGAERIGASVIPMSSGNTDKQIMIMQDYRSTALVCTPSYALTIADRMERLGVNPAELALRVGLFGAEPWSEEMRREIQNRLGLVATDNFGLSEVMGPGIAGECSFQCGMHLFEDHFIPEIIDPDTGEVLPPGSVGELVLTSLTKEAFPMVRYRTRDITCLDYSPCLCGRTHVRMCKTSGRSDDMLIIKGVNVFPTQIEEVLFQVEGCEPHYQLVVDRVGGMDTLEVQVEVNERIFFDEMKKQRAFVDHLEKRLASSLGVGARVKLVEPSSMPRYEGKAKRVIDRRQG, encoded by the coding sequence ATGACGGATACTAGAAACAACATGAAGATTGATCGTCACGCCGATCGTATTTGGGATCCGGTCAACGAGTGCATGGCAAGAGAGGAGCTCGAAGCTCTTCAGTTGGCCCGGCTGCGGGAAACCATCGACCGGGTATCCCATAGCGTGCCGTGTTATCGGAATAAATTTGCAAAGATCGGGCTCGGCAGCAAGGATCTGCAAACCCTGGAGGACCTGAGCCTTTTCCCCTTTACGACCAAGGAGGATCTGCGCCTCAATTACCCCTACGGAATGTTTGCCGTGCCGCTGCGGCAGGTGGTACGGATTCATTCCTCCTCGGGGACCACGGGGAAGCCGACGGTGGTCGGCTACACCCGTAACGACCTTCAGACCTGGACGGAGCTGGCAGCTCGTTTCATGACGGCCGCAGGCGTCACCGAAGACGACATCGTTCATGTCGCCTTCGGTTATGGACTCTTTACCGGTGCCTTCGGCCTTCATTACGGAGCCGAGCGCATCGGGGCTTCAGTCATCCCCATGTCGAGCGGCAACACCGACAAGCAGATCATGATCATGCAGGATTATCGCTCCACCGCCCTGGTCTGTACGCCCTCCTACGCCCTGACCATCGCCGACCGGATGGAGCGCCTCGGCGTCAATCCAGCGGAGCTGGCTCTGCGGGTCGGCCTGTTCGGCGCCGAACCGTGGAGCGAGGAGATGCGCCGCGAAATCCAAAACCGCCTCGGTCTCGTGGCGACGGATAACTTCGGCCTGTCCGAGGTCATGGGTCCGGGGATTGCCGGTGAGTGCTCCTTTCAGTGCGGTATGCACCTCTTCGAGGACCACTTCATTCCGGAAATCATCGATCCGGACACCGGAGAAGTCCTCCCTCCCGGTTCCGTCGGCGAACTGGTTCTGACGAGCCTGACAAAAGAGGCTTTTCCGATGGTGCGTTATCGCACCAGGGATATTACCTGTCTCGATTATTCCCCCTGCCTCTGCGGCCGCACCCATGTGCGCATGTGCAAAACCTCGGGGCGTTCCGACGATATGCTGATCATCAAGGGTGTCAATGTGTTTCCGACCCAGATCGAAGAAGTCCTCTTTCAGGTGGAAGGGTGCGAACCCCACTATCAACTGGTCGTCGACAGGGTAGGGGGGATGGATACCCTGGAGGTCCAGGTCGAGGTCAACGAACGGATTTTCTTCGACGAGATGAAGAAGCAGCGGGCCTTTGTCGATCACCTGGAAAAGAGGCTGGCGTCATCTCTGGGCGTCGGTGCGCGAGTCAAACTGGTTGAACCGTCATCCATGCCGCGATATGAAGGAAAGGCAAAGCGGGTCATTGATCGCCGCCAAGGATAA
- the greA gene encoding transcription elongation factor GreA has translation MSSSIPMTREGYQRLQEELKRRVRVDRPKVVQDIAEARAHGDLSENAEYDAAKERQGFVEGRIKELNDKIARAQVINPAELDTDKVVFGAKVTLFDVDSGTEVTYQIVGEDEADLKDGKISVTSPVGKALIGHRLDDEVRIKVPSGLKVYEVIDIKYE, from the coding sequence ATGTCCAGCTCGATTCCCATGACCCGTGAAGGCTATCAGCGCCTGCAGGAGGAACTCAAGCGGCGCGTCCGCGTTGATCGCCCCAAGGTTGTTCAAGACATAGCCGAAGCTCGGGCCCATGGTGACCTCTCTGAAAACGCCGAATACGACGCTGCCAAAGAAAGGCAGGGTTTTGTCGAGGGGCGCATCAAGGAGCTCAATGACAAGATTGCCCGGGCCCAGGTGATCAACCCGGCCGAACTCGATACCGACAAGGTGGTGTTCGGCGCCAAGGTCACCCTCTTCGATGTCGATTCCGGCACTGAAGTCACCTACCAGATCGTCGGCGAAGACGAGGCCGACCTCAAGGACGGCAAGATCTCGGTCACCTCCCCCGTCGGAAAAGCCCTGATCGGTCACCGCCTCGACGACGAAGTGCGGATAAAGGTCCCTTCCGGGCTGAAAGTCTATGAAGTCATCGACATCAAATACGAATAA
- a CDS encoding DUF1858 domain-containing protein produces MSQKITKDMTFHQILQMSPEVAKVLGKYNLGCIGCMGAMRETLEQGATAHGVDVNDILRDLNAIFGE; encoded by the coding sequence ATGAGCCAGAAAATCACCAAGGATATGACCTTTCACCAGATCCTGCAGATGAGTCCCGAAGTCGCCAAGGTCCTCGGCAAGTACAACCTCGGCTGTATCGGTTGCATGGGTGCCATGCGCGAAACCCTGGAACAGGGTGCCACCGCTCACGGCGTCGACGTCAATGACATCCTCCGCGATCTCAACGCCATATTCGGCGAATAA
- a CDS encoding phenylacetate--CoA ligase family protein has product MLWNAEFETLPREAIAALQLKRLQQTLQRVYATVPFYQENFRRAKITPDDIKSLDDLRRLPFTLKQDMRDNYPYGLFAVPLEDIVRIHASSGTTGKPTVVGYTRRDIEMWAELMARSFVAAGAHRGDVIHNAYGYGLFTGGLGAHYGAEKLGASVIPMSGGNTKKQIMIMQDFGSTVLTCTPSYSLYLAEAAAEEGVDFRDLKLRVGIFGAEPWTESIRREIEAKLNIKAIDIYGLSEILGPGVGIECIEAQHGLHIWEDHFIPEIINPDTGEILPHGEQGELVITTITKEGIPMIRYRTRDITRLITEPCVCGRTHIRLARMSGRTDDMLIIRGVNIFPSQIESVLVNIEGVEPHYQLLVDREENLDTLEIQVEVNEKTFSDEIKVLQDLTQRIRKEIKDLLGISCKVRLVEPKTIARSEGKAQRVIDRRGK; this is encoded by the coding sequence ATGTTATGGAATGCCGAATTTGAAACGCTCCCCCGGGAGGCCATTGCCGCGCTGCAGCTCAAACGGTTGCAGCAGACCCTGCAGCGCGTCTATGCAACCGTTCCTTTTTATCAGGAAAACTTTCGCCGGGCCAAAATCACCCCCGACGACATTAAATCCCTCGACGACCTGCGCCGCCTCCCCTTCACCCTGAAGCAGGACATGCGGGACAACTATCCCTACGGACTGTTCGCCGTCCCTCTCGAGGACATCGTCCGCATCCATGCCTCCTCGGGGACGACGGGTAAACCGACAGTCGTCGGCTATACCCGTCGTGACATCGAGATGTGGGCCGAACTGATGGCCCGTTCCTTCGTCGCTGCCGGAGCTCACAGGGGAGACGTCATCCACAATGCTTACGGCTATGGCCTCTTTACCGGGGGGCTCGGCGCTCATTACGGCGCCGAGAAGCTCGGCGCTTCGGTCATTCCCATGTCGGGGGGAAACACCAAAAAACAGATCATGATCATGCAGGATTTCGGGTCCACGGTGCTGACCTGTACTCCCTCCTACAGTCTCTATCTGGCCGAGGCCGCCGCGGAAGAGGGGGTCGATTTTCGCGATCTCAAGCTGCGGGTCGGCATCTTCGGCGCCGAGCCCTGGACCGAGTCGATTCGTCGGGAGATTGAGGCCAAGCTCAACATCAAGGCAATCGACATCTACGGTCTTTCAGAAATTCTCGGCCCCGGCGTCGGCATCGAGTGTATCGAAGCCCAGCACGGTCTGCATATCTGGGAAGATCATTTCATCCCCGAAATCATCAATCCCGATACCGGTGAGATCCTCCCTCACGGAGAGCAGGGTGAACTGGTGATCACCACCATCACCAAGGAGGGGATCCCCATGATCCGATACCGGACCAGGGACATCACCCGCCTGATCACCGAACCCTGCGTCTGTGGCCGCACCCACATCCGCCTCGCACGGATGAGCGGCCGCACCGACGACATGCTCATCATCCGCGGAGTCAACATCTTCCCCTCGCAGATCGAGAGCGTGCTCGTCAACATCGAGGGCGTCGAGCCCCACTATCAGCTCCTCGTCGACCGCGAGGAGAACCTCGATACACTGGAAATCCAGGTCGAGGTCAATGAAAAAACCTTCTCCGATGAAATCAAGGTACTGCAGGACCTCACCCAGCGGATCCGCAAAGAAATCAAGGATCTGCTGGGGATCAGCTGCAAGGTGCGATTGGTGGAGCCCAAGACCATTGCCCGCAGCGAAGGGAAGGCCCAGCGGGTCATCGACCGACGGGGTAAGTAA